A region from the Paenarthrobacter aurescens genome encodes:
- a CDS encoding winged helix-turn-helix transcriptional regulator — protein MPLRSDWSARTCSLARGLDVLGDPWGSLVLREIFFGNGRFDSIKQRLQVADAVLSKRLGWLLDAGLLTQRPYQDGARTRQEYVLTPKGEDALPVLNAIIIWAEKHLDAPNEVSHMKVIHTDCGQATLSADTCTHCGTPLTAANTSWHSFKRSGHPVPLAVAPREIAPREAVPTAIAPRETEIPA, from the coding sequence ATGCCTCTTCGTTCTGACTGGTCTGCCCGCACGTGCAGCCTTGCCCGTGGTTTGGATGTCCTTGGCGACCCCTGGGGGAGCTTGGTCCTTCGCGAGATCTTCTTCGGCAACGGCAGGTTCGATTCCATCAAGCAACGACTCCAAGTAGCCGATGCCGTCCTCAGCAAACGCCTCGGATGGCTACTCGACGCCGGGCTGCTCACCCAGCGCCCCTACCAGGATGGCGCCCGGACACGGCAGGAATACGTCCTCACACCTAAAGGGGAGGACGCCCTTCCCGTGCTCAACGCCATCATCATCTGGGCCGAGAAACACCTGGACGCCCCCAACGAGGTGTCCCACATGAAAGTCATCCATACCGACTGCGGGCAAGCCACACTCTCGGCGGATACGTGCACCCACTGCGGCACCCCGCTGACGGCGGCCAACACCAGCTGGCACAGCTTCAAACGCAGCGGGCACCCAGTCCCACTCGCTGTCGCACCACGTGAAATCGCACCACGTGAAGCCGTACCGACTGCAATCGCACCCCGTGAAACGGAGATCCCCGCATGA
- a CDS encoding VOC family protein — translation MAGVVHFEIPTDNKDRANTFYQTAFGWSLIPMEGMEYTAAITAPSNEETGAPNEPGAINGALFPRTDDLKTPILTIDVDDLDAALAQIESAGGTVVQAKDAVPTMGWYAYFKDTEGNILGVWQNDTSAGT, via the coding sequence ATGGCCGGCGTAGTGCATTTCGAGATTCCCACGGACAACAAGGACAGGGCCAACACTTTCTACCAGACTGCCTTCGGCTGGAGCCTGATCCCCATGGAAGGCATGGAGTACACGGCGGCCATCACCGCGCCCTCCAATGAAGAGACAGGCGCCCCCAACGAGCCAGGTGCCATCAACGGAGCCCTGTTTCCGCGCACGGATGATCTGAAGACTCCCATCCTCACCATCGATGTTGACGATCTTGACGCCGCACTGGCACAGATCGAGTCCGCCGGCGGCACCGTGGTCCAGGCCAAGGACGCCGTACCCACCATGGGCTGGTACGCCTACTTCAAGGACACCGAGGGCAACATTTTGGGCGTGTGGCAAAACGACACCTCTGCCGGGACTTAA
- a CDS encoding DNA-3-methyladenine glycosylase, which produces MTIAEAPPLVAAAADAAVRWHPGASFRLDQTMFPLMRGNADPSFAAHTSGFWLAFTTPSGPVTLRLSGGGLGADTFVDAQAWGPGAEDAVAGVPGLLGANDDWSAFDDPGFHATLPRLVTESRRRNLALRLPSTGRMVDSLVPTILEQKVTTLEARRGYRYLMYRYGTPAPGKAPAGLLVPPTARQWLSIPSWEWHKAGVGPQRSATVMRALQSAVALERLADLSSSQAGAKLQTIPGIGVWTAAEVVQRTHGCPDSISVGDYHLAAYVGYALTGQKTDDAGMIELLEPWRGHRQRLVRMLYLSGFRKPAFGPRMTVQDHRGH; this is translated from the coding sequence ATGACCATCGCAGAAGCCCCGCCCCTTGTTGCGGCCGCGGCAGATGCGGCAGTCCGGTGGCATCCCGGGGCTTCGTTCCGCTTGGATCAGACCATGTTTCCGCTCATGCGCGGCAACGCGGATCCTTCTTTCGCGGCGCACACCAGCGGTTTCTGGTTGGCTTTCACTACCCCTTCGGGCCCGGTGACACTGCGGCTCTCGGGAGGCGGGCTGGGGGCCGATACTTTTGTGGATGCCCAGGCTTGGGGACCCGGGGCCGAGGATGCCGTGGCCGGCGTTCCGGGTTTGTTGGGAGCCAATGATGATTGGTCCGCCTTCGATGACCCCGGATTCCATGCCACCCTTCCGCGCCTGGTCACGGAATCACGACGCCGGAACCTGGCTCTGCGGCTGCCCTCCACCGGGCGGATGGTTGACTCACTGGTGCCCACCATTTTGGAGCAAAAGGTCACCACCCTGGAGGCAAGGCGCGGCTACCGCTACCTGATGTACCGCTATGGAACACCGGCACCGGGCAAGGCACCCGCAGGACTCTTGGTCCCTCCCACTGCCAGGCAGTGGCTTTCCATCCCATCGTGGGAATGGCACAAGGCCGGGGTGGGTCCACAGCGCTCGGCCACGGTAATGCGGGCGCTGCAGTCCGCCGTCGCGCTTGAACGGCTGGCGGATCTCAGCTCTTCGCAGGCTGGGGCCAAACTGCAAACCATTCCTGGCATCGGGGTGTGGACCGCAGCCGAAGTGGTCCAACGGACCCATGGCTGCCCGGACTCGATTTCCGTGGGCGACTACCATCTGGCTGCTTATGTGGGGTACGCACTGACAGGTCAAAAGACCGACGACGCGGGCATGATCGAACTGCTGGAACCGTGGCGCGGGCACCGGCAACGACTGGTCCGGATGCTGTACCTCAGTGGCTTCCGCAAACCTGCTTTTGGGCCCCGGATGACGGTTCAGGATCACCGGGGCCACTGA
- a CDS encoding AMP-binding protein, with protein sequence MLSYTAGDTDVPLLEETIGANFERIAARFPLRDALIEAAAAPGGDARRWSYQKLNDDVDHLARALLAMGVIKGERIGIWSPNCAEWTILQYATAKIGAVLVNVNPAYRSHELEFVVKQNGMRMLVAAPTDKFSDYVGMAREAARNCPDLREIVFLPGAPELGLITGVPEANHELTYGQLLTRADGVGPSALRDRMAELDPHDAINLQYTSGTTGFPKGATLTHHNILNNGHSIGRLLNYTEHDRVVIPVPFYHCFGMVIGNLNALSFGAATIIPGRGFSASAALEAVQDFGGTSLYGVPTMFIAELALEDFTSYDLSTLRTGVMAGSLCPMEVMRRVIDEMHMVDVAICYGMTETSPVSTMTRAGDTLEQRTSTVGRTMPHLESRIIDPGSGEVVERGVIGELCTRGYSVMQGYWGQPDKTAEAIDAEGWMRTGDLARMDEDGYVVIEGRIKDMVIRGGENIYPREIEEFLFSHPSIQDVQVIGVPDEKYGEELMACIILKPGAPSLTAEDLADYCRGKLAHYKIPRYIDVRESFPMTVSGKVRKVDMRQEAVSRLHLGAQGT encoded by the coding sequence ATGTTGTCCTACACTGCCGGAGACACTGACGTCCCGCTGCTTGAAGAGACCATTGGTGCCAATTTTGAGCGCATCGCGGCCCGCTTTCCCTTGCGGGATGCGCTGATTGAGGCCGCAGCCGCGCCCGGTGGTGATGCCCGCCGCTGGAGCTATCAAAAACTTAACGACGACGTCGATCACCTCGCCCGCGCGTTGCTCGCCATGGGAGTGATCAAAGGCGAAAGGATAGGCATTTGGAGCCCCAATTGCGCTGAGTGGACCATCCTCCAATACGCCACGGCCAAGATCGGTGCGGTGCTGGTGAATGTGAACCCGGCGTATCGCAGCCACGAGCTGGAGTTCGTGGTGAAGCAGAACGGCATGCGGATGTTGGTGGCAGCACCAACGGACAAGTTCAGCGACTACGTGGGCATGGCAAGGGAAGCCGCCCGCAACTGTCCCGATCTCCGGGAGATCGTCTTCCTTCCGGGAGCGCCGGAGCTGGGGCTCATCACGGGTGTCCCGGAAGCCAACCACGAGCTGACGTACGGTCAACTCCTCACCCGGGCGGACGGCGTCGGGCCTTCAGCGCTGCGGGACCGCATGGCGGAACTTGACCCGCATGATGCCATCAACCTGCAGTACACCTCCGGGACCACGGGGTTCCCCAAGGGAGCTACGTTGACGCATCACAACATCCTCAACAACGGGCACTCGATCGGGCGGCTCCTGAACTACACCGAACATGATCGAGTGGTGATCCCCGTGCCGTTCTACCATTGCTTCGGCATGGTGATCGGTAACCTGAATGCGCTGAGCTTCGGTGCGGCCACCATCATTCCGGGCCGTGGGTTCAGTGCCTCGGCGGCGTTGGAAGCGGTGCAGGATTTTGGCGGGACGTCCCTGTACGGGGTGCCCACCATGTTCATTGCCGAGCTCGCGCTGGAGGACTTCACCTCCTATGACCTCTCCACACTCAGGACAGGGGTGATGGCGGGCTCCTTGTGTCCCATGGAGGTGATGCGCCGGGTGATTGATGAGATGCACATGGTTGACGTGGCCATTTGCTACGGCATGACAGAAACTTCGCCCGTGTCCACCATGACCCGCGCGGGCGACACCTTGGAGCAAAGGACCAGCACAGTAGGCCGGACAATGCCGCACTTGGAAAGCCGCATCATTGATCCGGGGTCTGGGGAAGTGGTGGAGCGCGGCGTGATCGGCGAGCTCTGCACCCGCGGGTACTCGGTGATGCAGGGCTACTGGGGTCAGCCGGACAAAACAGCTGAAGCAATCGATGCTGAGGGATGGATGCGCACCGGCGACCTTGCCCGGATGGACGAAGACGGTTACGTGGTGATCGAGGGCCGGATCAAGGACATGGTGATCCGTGGTGGGGAGAACATCTACCCGCGTGAGATCGAGGAGTTCCTGTTCTCGCACCCCTCCATTCAGGACGTGCAGGTCATTGGGGTTCCGGACGAAAAGTATGGCGAAGAGCTGATGGCCTGCATCATCCTCAAGCCCGGCGCACCGTCCCTGACCGCCGAGGACCTCGCTGACTACTGCCGTGGGAAGCTGGCCCATTACAAAATTCCGCGCTACATCGATGTCCGGGAGTCGTTCCCCATGACCGTCTCCGGAAAGGTGCGGAAGGTGGACATGCGCCAGGAGGCGGTCTCCCGGCTGCACCTGGGAGCGCAGGGCACGTAG
- a CDS encoding phosphocholine-specific phospholipase C has product MVNRSTNGSDGLSRRGFLGTAAAATALAAAGSLLPPSVQAAMAKPVPPGSLQSIKHVIVLMQENRSFDHYFGALRGIRGYGDKSVTRLPNGKSMFEQPRATGETVLPFSLRKAAELAGRPGSDIQYLGDLDHSFNGTTTAWNNGWCDKWIPAKSASTMTFYERQDIPLQYELADTFTICDAYHCSVNGSTNPNRNYLWSGTTGNEPGSTKRAVTNAAYSYDHSGYDWTTYPERLEKSGVSWKIYQDWDNFTDNAVEYFQTFKAIGRKMLEAVDGNLRTTEEFYDHLAGKSAAEQDRLLAQLEQGRAALTEAERSLFDKAMWRGRPDTLLERLGADIAGGTLPKVSWLVPSAADSEHPGASTPLGSANFVYRLLDTVASNPDTWDSTAIFLNFDENDGYFDHVPPPVQPRPASGESTEWTTARPIGLGPRVPMTVVSPWTVGGYVSSEVFDHTSVLRFLERWTGVEEPNISPWRREVCGDLTGVFNFDSPGTPPSLEHPAAVPAKISRWRPIPPAVQETPIQEPGNRPARPLPYRPRVSATMQAGKLALTFANTGSSSTHFTVYGYAGEVTEPRHLDVLGKQNLDLPVSSGTFDVVVTGPNRYQYELKGTTAGAASGVDVAVNGARGKRDVEVELRNTGAATVTLAMKSLQYSDARETVKLKPGHSKKIGWETLNGWYDLEITSAEDPTFRRRLTGREEDGREGVSG; this is encoded by the coding sequence ATGGTGAATCGTTCTACCAACGGAAGCGACGGCCTCTCCCGTCGAGGCTTCCTGGGCACGGCAGCAGCAGCGACGGCGCTCGCGGCAGCCGGCTCGCTCCTTCCGCCATCAGTGCAAGCCGCAATGGCCAAGCCGGTCCCGCCCGGAAGCCTGCAGTCCATCAAGCACGTGATTGTCCTGATGCAGGAGAACCGATCCTTTGATCACTACTTCGGCGCGCTGCGTGGCATCCGGGGCTACGGCGACAAATCCGTAACCCGCCTGCCCAACGGCAAATCCATGTTCGAGCAGCCCCGGGCCACCGGTGAAACCGTCCTGCCCTTCTCCCTCCGCAAGGCCGCGGAACTCGCCGGCAGGCCGGGCTCGGACATCCAGTACCTGGGCGACCTGGACCACTCCTTCAACGGGACAACCACCGCCTGGAACAACGGTTGGTGTGATAAATGGATTCCGGCGAAGAGTGCCTCCACCATGACCTTCTACGAGCGCCAGGACATCCCTCTGCAGTACGAGCTGGCAGACACTTTCACCATCTGCGATGCCTACCACTGCTCGGTCAACGGCTCCACCAACCCCAACCGGAACTATCTTTGGAGCGGCACAACGGGCAACGAGCCTGGCAGCACCAAACGCGCCGTAACCAACGCCGCCTACAGCTATGATCACAGCGGCTACGACTGGACCACGTACCCCGAGCGTCTGGAGAAGTCCGGTGTGTCGTGGAAGATCTACCAGGACTGGGACAACTTCACCGACAACGCCGTGGAGTATTTCCAAACGTTCAAAGCCATTGGCCGTAAGATGCTGGAGGCGGTGGACGGGAACCTCAGGACCACCGAAGAGTTCTATGACCACCTCGCCGGGAAATCTGCCGCCGAGCAGGACCGTCTCCTCGCCCAGCTTGAGCAGGGCCGCGCCGCCCTCACAGAGGCGGAGCGCTCGCTGTTCGATAAAGCCATGTGGCGTGGCCGCCCGGACACTCTCTTGGAACGCCTCGGAGCGGACATTGCCGGGGGCACCTTGCCGAAGGTCAGCTGGCTGGTGCCGTCCGCAGCCGACTCCGAACACCCGGGCGCTTCCACGCCCTTGGGTAGCGCCAACTTTGTCTACCGGCTCCTGGACACCGTGGCCAGCAACCCTGACACTTGGGACAGCACCGCCATCTTCCTGAACTTTGACGAGAATGACGGCTACTTCGACCACGTCCCGCCACCTGTCCAGCCGCGTCCAGCGTCAGGCGAGTCCACCGAGTGGACCACAGCACGTCCCATCGGCCTGGGACCCCGGGTGCCCATGACCGTAGTTTCACCATGGACGGTGGGCGGCTACGTCAGCTCGGAAGTTTTCGACCACACCTCGGTGCTTCGGTTCCTGGAGCGCTGGACAGGAGTAGAGGAACCAAACATTTCCCCGTGGCGCCGTGAAGTGTGCGGCGATCTCACAGGTGTCTTCAACTTTGATTCCCCCGGCACGCCTCCGAGCCTTGAGCACCCCGCTGCAGTTCCGGCCAAGATCAGCCGCTGGCGGCCCATTCCCCCGGCCGTCCAGGAAACCCCGATCCAGGAACCCGGTAACCGCCCGGCCCGCCCGCTCCCCTACAGGCCCCGGGTCTCGGCCACGATGCAAGCCGGAAAGCTCGCCCTCACATTTGCCAACACGGGCAGCAGCTCCACCCACTTCACCGTGTATGGGTATGCCGGCGAAGTCACCGAGCCCCGGCACCTGGACGTCCTGGGCAAGCAGAACCTGGACCTTCCAGTCAGCTCGGGCACCTTCGACGTCGTCGTCACCGGTCCCAACCGGTACCAGTACGAGCTCAAAGGCACGACGGCGGGCGCGGCGTCCGGCGTCGACGTCGCCGTCAACGGTGCTCGCGGTAAGAGGGACGTTGAAGTGGAGCTGCGCAACACCGGCGCAGCAACGGTGACCCTGGCAATGAAGTCGTTGCAGTATTCAGATGCCAGGGAGACCGTGAAACTCAAACCGGGACACAGCAAAAAGATCGGTTGGGAGACTTTGAACGGCTGGTATGACCTGGAAATCACCTCCGCCGAAGATCCCACGTTCCGCCGGCGCCTGACCGGCCGCGAAGAGGACGGCCGAGAGGGAGTTTCCGGCTAG
- a CDS encoding ABC transporter permease, which produces MIEQSIAPGVGLQERGPRSVVTDTWFVFWREMLLPLRDPFSLIFSLIQPLVFLGLFGPLLGSAVGAPAFGGQSTLQWFLPGVVVMIALFGTSMTGSNLQYELMTGSYERILATPLSRSSLMIGRALKEWAPLVLQGLLISVVCIPFGFVFYPMHVVLGLVILGIFGIGLGALSYALALVSQNKEWIFWGVQQTLLFPLMILSGIMLPIEAGPGWMKVASLFNPLTYLVNAERELFAGRIGVDTLWGLVAAVVTAAVGLAVGIRTISRNTN; this is translated from the coding sequence ATGATTGAGCAATCCATTGCCCCGGGGGTGGGCCTGCAAGAACGTGGACCACGCAGCGTAGTCACTGATACGTGGTTTGTGTTCTGGCGTGAAATGTTGCTGCCGCTGCGGGATCCTTTCTCACTGATTTTCTCCCTCATCCAACCCCTGGTGTTCCTGGGTCTGTTCGGGCCACTGCTGGGCTCGGCCGTGGGCGCCCCGGCCTTCGGAGGCCAATCGACGCTGCAGTGGTTCCTGCCTGGAGTGGTGGTGATGATCGCTCTGTTCGGCACGTCCATGACCGGTTCCAACCTTCAGTACGAGCTCATGACCGGGTCCTATGAACGGATCCTGGCCACTCCGCTCTCCCGGTCTTCCCTCATGATTGGCCGGGCCTTGAAGGAATGGGCACCCTTGGTGTTGCAGGGCCTGCTGATTTCCGTGGTCTGTATTCCATTTGGTTTCGTTTTCTACCCGATGCACGTGGTGTTGGGCTTGGTCATCCTGGGCATCTTCGGCATCGGGCTGGGTGCTTTGTCCTACGCCCTTGCCTTGGTCTCGCAAAACAAGGAGTGGATCTTCTGGGGTGTGCAGCAAACCCTGTTGTTCCCGCTGATGATCCTGTCCGGCATCATGTTGCCCATTGAAGCCGGGCCTGGGTGGATGAAGGTGGCCAGTCTGTTCAATCCCCTGACTTACCTGGTCAATGCTGAACGCGAGTTGTTTGCCGGCCGCATAGGTGTGGACACCCTGTGGGGCCTTGTGGCCGCTGTGGTGACGGCCGCCGTCGGACTTGCAGTAGGAATCCGGACCATCAGCCGCAATACCAACTGA
- a CDS encoding putative quinol monooxygenase, which produces MSEPIDLQATFIPNEGEFFRVKLALEIAIDEVVNEPGCIRYELTEATEEKLVLTERWESDEALEKHSKGIAVQDLNESLSALLAEPVKLERI; this is translated from the coding sequence ATGAGTGAACCCATCGACCTGCAGGCCACCTTCATCCCCAACGAAGGCGAATTCTTCCGCGTGAAGCTCGCTTTGGAAATCGCCATCGATGAGGTGGTCAACGAGCCCGGATGCATCCGCTACGAGCTGACCGAAGCCACCGAGGAAAAGCTCGTCCTCACTGAGCGTTGGGAATCCGATGAGGCCCTGGAGAAGCACTCCAAGGGCATCGCGGTTCAGGATCTCAACGAATCCCTGAGTGCACTGCTGGCCGAACCGGTCAAGCTTGAACGGATCTGA
- a CDS encoding cystathionine beta-synthase codes for MKYAQSVLDLIGNTPLIKLNHVTEGIKATVLVKLEYINPGGSIKDRIAVKMIEDAERDGRLKPGGTIVEPTSGNTGVGLALVAQQKGYKCIFVVPDKVGEDKRAVLKAYGAEVVVTPTSVAPDSPQSYYGVSDRLVKEIPGAFKPDQFSNPAAPGSHFESTGPEIWQDTDGRVTHVVIGAGTGGTITGTGRYLKQVSADRAESDGGLVKVIGADPEGSVYSGGTGRPYFVEGVGEDMWPGNYDPSVPDDVIAVSDADSFSMTRRLAREEGLLVGGSSGMAVVAALHAAKDLDESAVVVVILPDSGRGYLAKIFNDQWMRSYGFLSGGEESSVGEVLKSKTGEMPDLVHIHPNETVRDVINIMNEFGVSHIPVLSQEPPVVMGEVLGAVDERSLTSKLFRGEAKLADKVSEHMGERLPVIGSLESISAARELLSDVDTVMVTFAGAPVGILTRHDLLAYLSN; via the coding sequence ATGAAGTATGCCCAGTCCGTGTTGGACCTCATCGGCAATACGCCGCTCATCAAGCTCAACCACGTCACGGAGGGGATCAAAGCCACCGTCCTCGTGAAGCTCGAATACATCAATCCCGGCGGATCCATCAAGGACCGGATCGCCGTAAAGATGATCGAAGACGCGGAAAGGGATGGTCGGCTCAAGCCGGGCGGAACCATCGTTGAGCCGACGTCGGGCAACACCGGAGTTGGACTGGCGCTCGTGGCCCAGCAAAAGGGCTACAAGTGCATTTTCGTGGTGCCGGACAAGGTGGGCGAGGATAAGCGCGCGGTGCTTAAGGCATACGGCGCCGAAGTTGTTGTTACGCCCACTTCCGTGGCACCCGACAGCCCGCAGAGCTACTACGGCGTCTCCGACCGCTTGGTCAAGGAGATCCCGGGCGCCTTCAAACCGGATCAGTTCTCCAACCCCGCAGCCCCCGGTAGCCACTTCGAGTCCACGGGCCCGGAAATCTGGCAGGACACCGACGGCCGGGTCACCCATGTGGTCATCGGTGCGGGCACCGGTGGCACCATCACCGGTACGGGCCGCTACCTCAAGCAGGTCTCGGCTGACCGCGCAGAGTCCGACGGCGGGCTGGTCAAGGTCATCGGCGCAGACCCGGAAGGTTCGGTCTACTCAGGCGGAACCGGCCGGCCCTACTTCGTCGAAGGGGTGGGCGAGGACATGTGGCCCGGCAACTACGATCCCTCAGTGCCGGATGACGTCATCGCCGTATCTGATGCGGACTCCTTCTCCATGACCCGCCGCCTTGCCCGTGAGGAAGGCCTCCTGGTGGGCGGTTCCTCCGGCATGGCCGTGGTGGCTGCGCTGCACGCTGCCAAGGACCTGGACGAGTCAGCCGTGGTGGTGGTGATCCTCCCGGACTCCGGGCGCGGCTACCTGGCAAAGATCTTCAATGACCAATGGATGCGTTCCTACGGCTTCCTCTCCGGCGGTGAAGAGTCCTCCGTGGGTGAGGTCCTCAAATCCAAGACGGGCGAGATGCCGGATTTGGTCCACATCCACCCGAACGAAACCGTTCGTGACGTCATCAACATCATGAACGAGTTTGGCGTCTCCCACATCCCGGTGCTTTCCCAGGAGCCACCCGTGGTGATGGGTGAAGTCTTGGGGGCAGTGGACGAGCGCAGCCTCACCAGCAAACTCTTCCGCGGGGAAGCGAAGCTGGCGGACAAGGTCTCCGAACACATGGGTGAACGGCTTCCGGTCATCGGATCCCTGGAATCCATTTCCGCCGCACGTGAGCTGCTGTCCGACGTCGATACCGTCATGGTGACCTTCGCCGGAGCGCCCGTGGGCATCCTGACGCGCCACGACCTCCTGGCGTACCTGAGCAACTGA
- a CDS encoding cystathionine gamma-synthase, giving the protein MSASNNAGFNTRAVHAGQAFEPVTGAVVPPLHFSTTYAQDGIGNLRSGYEYGRGGNPTRDALQEQLAALEGGTAAFSFGSGLAAEDSLIRAVARPGDHIVLGNDAYGGTYRLINRVLGDWGIGNTPVDMSDLDAVTAAVAANKTRLVWVETPSNPMMKITDIEALASVAHDAGALLVVDNTFASPYLQTPLALGADVVVHSTTKYIGGHSDVVGGAIVVKDAELAEKIGFIQFAVGAVSGPMDAFLTTRGLKTLGVRMDRHSENGQAVAEWLLQRPEVEAVLYPGLPDHPGHELAAKQMKKFGGMVSVQFKGGEAAARTVAESTSVFTLAESLGGIESLMNYPSEMTHASVKGTELAVPVNLLRLSCGIEEAEDLIADLEQAFAKIS; this is encoded by the coding sequence ATGTCTGCCAGCAACAACGCCGGGTTCAATACGCGCGCCGTCCACGCCGGACAGGCCTTCGAACCGGTGACCGGTGCCGTGGTGCCCCCGCTGCATTTCAGCACCACGTACGCCCAGGACGGCATCGGCAACCTCCGCTCAGGCTACGAGTACGGCCGTGGTGGCAACCCCACCCGCGACGCCCTGCAGGAGCAGCTCGCTGCCTTGGAAGGTGGCACCGCTGCTTTCTCGTTCGGCTCTGGCCTGGCAGCAGAGGATTCACTGATCCGTGCGGTTGCGCGGCCTGGTGACCACATTGTGCTGGGCAATGACGCCTACGGTGGTACCTATCGCCTGATCAACCGGGTGCTGGGGGACTGGGGCATCGGCAACACCCCGGTGGACATGTCTGATCTCGACGCCGTGACCGCTGCGGTTGCTGCGAACAAGACGCGCCTGGTGTGGGTGGAGACGCCGTCCAACCCAATGATGAAAATCACGGACATTGAGGCTCTCGCCTCCGTGGCGCACGACGCCGGTGCCCTCCTGGTAGTGGACAACACCTTCGCGTCTCCCTACTTGCAGACCCCGTTGGCCCTGGGTGCCGATGTTGTGGTCCACTCCACCACCAAGTACATCGGCGGACACTCCGATGTTGTGGGCGGTGCCATTGTGGTCAAAGACGCCGAACTTGCCGAGAAGATCGGTTTCATCCAGTTCGCGGTGGGTGCCGTGTCCGGTCCGATGGATGCCTTCCTGACCACCCGCGGCCTGAAGACCCTGGGCGTTCGCATGGACCGCCACAGCGAGAATGGGCAGGCTGTGGCTGAATGGTTGCTGCAGCGTCCCGAGGTGGAAGCTGTTCTTTACCCAGGCCTGCCGGACCACCCTGGGCACGAGCTCGCAGCCAAGCAGATGAAGAAGTTCGGCGGCATGGTCTCCGTGCAGTTCAAGGGCGGCGAGGCTGCGGCGCGTACCGTTGCCGAATCGACGTCCGTGTTCACGTTGGCCGAATCCCTGGGCGGCATCGAGTCCCTCATGAACTACCCGTCCGAGATGACCCACGCATCGGTGAAAGGCACTGAGCTGGCCGTCCCGGTCAACCTGCTGCGCCTGTCGTGCGGCATTGAAGAAGCTGAGGACCTGATCGCAGACCTCGAGCAGGCCTTCGCCAAGATCAGCTAG
- a CDS encoding ATP-binding cassette domain-containing protein: MIHTNKLTKTFTVKKETVEAVKGVDIHVDPGELVAFLGPNGAGKSTTLRMLTTLLKPTSGSATVAGVDVAKDPAGVRARIGYIGQGNGGGHSYRVIDELIMQGRFYGMNTTDAKARAETLMASLDLSDLAKRTVIKLSGGQRRRMDVALGLMHSPGLLFLDEPSTGMDPQNRANLWEHIMRMREEHGTTIVLTTHYMDEADSMSERVIVIDHGTIIADDTASRLKANLAGDLLAVEVAAGSASEVRGLLGRAAAEGDVEENAYDGVVRFRLRLAQGAQLAPRLLKEMHDAGAPAQSLELKPPTLDDVFLELTGRSLREGAEV, from the coding sequence GTGATCCACACCAACAAGCTCACTAAAACCTTCACTGTGAAGAAGGAAACCGTTGAAGCCGTCAAGGGCGTGGACATCCACGTGGACCCAGGCGAGCTGGTTGCCTTCCTTGGCCCGAACGGCGCAGGCAAGTCCACTACCCTTCGGATGCTCACCACCTTGTTGAAGCCCACGTCCGGCTCGGCAACGGTGGCCGGCGTTGACGTGGCCAAGGACCCGGCGGGAGTCCGGGCCAGGATCGGCTACATAGGCCAGGGAAACGGCGGCGGCCACAGCTACCGTGTGATTGACGAGCTCATCATGCAAGGCCGGTTCTACGGCATGAACACCACGGATGCGAAAGCCCGGGCCGAGACACTTATGGCATCCCTGGACCTGAGCGATCTCGCCAAGCGCACTGTGATCAAACTTTCCGGCGGGCAACGGCGCCGCATGGACGTGGCTTTGGGGCTGATGCACTCCCCTGGTTTGCTGTTCCTGGATGAGCCGTCCACCGGGATGGATCCCCAGAACCGGGCCAACCTCTGGGAGCACATCATGCGGATGCGCGAGGAACACGGGACCACCATTGTGCTGACCACCCACTACATGGATGAAGCGGATTCCATGTCCGAACGCGTCATTGTGATCGACCACGGCACCATCATTGCCGATGACACCGCTTCACGGCTCAAAGCGAACCTCGCCGGGGACCTCCTTGCCGTTGAGGTTGCCGCCGGTTCCGCGTCCGAGGTACGGGGCTTGCTGGGCCGCGCCGCTGCCGAGGGCGACGTGGAAGAAAATGCCTACGACGGCGTGGTCCGCTTCCGCCTTCGGCTGGCTCAGGGTGCCCAGCTGGCGCCGCGTTTGTTGAAGGAAATGCACGACGCCGGTGCTCCCGCCCAGTCTCTCGAATTGAAACCGCCCACGCTGGATGATGTCTTCCTGGAATTGACCGGACGCAGCCTGCGGGAAGGAGCTGAAGTCTGA